In Candidatus Omnitrophota bacterium, a single window of DNA contains:
- a CDS encoding tetratricopeptide repeat protein, which produces MTRRAGLLLMVAVGLSAAAPSESADQKSLWSDAVEQAKTAYQRGHLTDAIKAAEDAWHIAEATFGAEAANTAASLHQLGTFYAAQHDLNKAEDFLQRAVAMREKILGAEHPDLAESLDALAAVYTQQGEDDMAEPLRQRAVQMKQKILGKDHPSLAMSLYNVGKAFYDSDYFNEAETHFRRALDIWEKTEGPGHPDVAYGLIGLALVAKQQARYSDAEPLLRRALTIRERAFGPAHPLVEEAIKELALLHYRAGDVNEAKSWYQRALEIKERMVGRQAIELVPYLSDLAELHKRQGQWPTAEALYSRVLAIREKTLGPDHADLITSLTALAKVYEAQRRDAQAEPLYQRAATIAEQRLGLRHPTTVGLIDAYTTLLRREQKLEQARAWEGKIEKVKLGP; this is translated from the coding sequence ATGACACGACGCGCAGGACTTCTCCTCATGGTGGCCGTGGGGCTGAGTGCCGCCGCGCCGAGCGAGTCGGCTGATCAAAAGTCGCTGTGGAGCGACGCCGTTGAGCAGGCGAAAACGGCCTATCAACGCGGCCATCTGACTGACGCCATCAAGGCGGCGGAAGACGCCTGGCATATCGCCGAAGCCACGTTTGGCGCCGAAGCCGCCAACACGGCCGCCTCCCTCCATCAACTCGGCACCTTCTATGCCGCCCAGCATGACCTGAACAAGGCGGAGGATTTTTTGCAGCGGGCGGTGGCGATGCGGGAAAAAATTCTCGGCGCGGAGCATCCGGATCTTGCGGAATCGCTGGATGCGCTCGCCGCGGTGTACACGCAGCAGGGAGAAGACGACATGGCGGAGCCGCTGCGCCAGCGCGCCGTGCAGATGAAGCAAAAGATCTTGGGCAAAGACCATCCCAGCCTGGCGATGTCGCTGTACAACGTCGGCAAGGCGTTTTATGACAGCGACTACTTCAATGAAGCGGAGACGCACTTTCGGCGCGCGCTCGACATTTGGGAAAAAACCGAAGGGCCGGGCCATCCGGATGTGGCGTACGGATTGATCGGCCTCGCCCTCGTCGCGAAGCAGCAGGCGCGCTACAGCGACGCGGAGCCCTTGCTGCGGCGCGCGCTGACGATCCGCGAGCGAGCGTTTGGGCCCGCCCACCCTCTGGTGGAGGAAGCGATCAAGGAGCTGGCACTGCTGCACTATCGGGCCGGCGACGTGAACGAAGCGAAATCATGGTACCAGCGAGCGCTGGAAATCAAGGAGCGGATGGTCGGACGCCAGGCCATCGAGTTGGTGCCCTACCTAAGCGACCTGGCCGAATTGCACAAGCGCCAGGGGCAATGGCCCACCGCCGAAGCGCTGTACAGCCGGGTGCTCGCCATCCGCGAGAAAACCCTCGGGCCCGACCATGCGGATCTCATCACCAGCTTGACCGCCTTAGCCAAGGTGTATGAAGCCCAGCGCCGCGATGCGCAGGCCGAGCCGCTCTACCAGCGGGCGGCGACGATTGCGGAACAGCGCCTCGGGCTGCGTCATCCGACGACGGTGGGGCTCATTGATGCGTATACCACGCTGCTCCGCCGCGAGCAGAAATTGGAGCAGGCGCGGGCGTGGGAAGGCAAGATCGAGAAGGTCAAATTAGGGCCGTAA
- the glk gene encoding glucokinase — protein MIVVGDVGGTKTHLALMARRGRRWHLGHAQRYVTRQHASLAALVGDFLARQRSRPSAACFGVAGPVTNGRCSGTNLPWDIDERALRRQLKLNALWLMNDLVATAYSLEALPSRSVAALNAGRPQPRGTMAVIAAGTGLGEAALVWDGRGYRAIPSEGGHADFAPRTPIEIELLKALTRRHRGHVSYERIVSGPGKVAIYEFLNARRRGTEPAWLRERFAFGDRSAIISEAALAGRSALCHRALELFVSIYGAEAGNLALKVLATGGVYLGGGIAPTILPLLRGGAFMKAFCDKGRLAPLMRQIPVRVILEDRVALLGAARYAARQHGAES, from the coding sequence GTGATCGTCGTGGGGGACGTCGGGGGAACCAAGACCCATCTCGCGCTGATGGCGCGGCGAGGGCGGCGGTGGCATCTGGGTCACGCACAGCGGTATGTCACGCGCCAGCATGCCAGCCTGGCCGCGCTCGTGGGCGACTTTTTGGCCCGGCAGCGCAGCCGGCCGTCCGCGGCTTGCTTCGGCGTCGCCGGTCCGGTGACCAATGGCCGCTGCTCGGGCACGAATCTCCCCTGGGATATTGATGAACGCGCGCTGCGTCGGCAGCTTAAGCTCAACGCCCTCTGGCTGATGAATGATCTGGTGGCGACCGCCTATAGTCTTGAGGCGTTGCCCTCAAGGAGCGTGGCGGCGCTCAACGCGGGCCGGCCGCAGCCGCGCGGAACGATGGCGGTCATTGCCGCCGGCACCGGACTCGGAGAAGCCGCGCTCGTGTGGGATGGGCGAGGCTATCGCGCCATCCCCTCGGAAGGCGGCCATGCGGATTTTGCCCCGCGCACGCCGATCGAAATCGAGCTGCTGAAGGCGCTCACCAGGCGCCATCGCGGCCATGTCAGTTACGAGCGGATCGTCTCCGGCCCGGGGAAGGTGGCGATCTATGAATTTTTGAACGCGCGGCGCCGAGGGACGGAGCCCGCGTGGCTGCGGGAGCGATTCGCCTTTGGCGATCGCAGCGCGATCATTTCAGAAGCGGCCCTCGCAGGCCGCAGCGCGCTCTGTCATCGCGCGCTGGAGCTGTTTGTGTCGATCTACGGGGCCGAGGCCGGCAATCTCGCGCTGAAAGTGCTGGCGACGGGCGGCGTGTATCTTGGCGGCGGCATCGCCCCCACGATTCTGCCGCTGTTGCGCGGCGGCGCGTTCATGAAGGCGTTTTGCGATAAGGGGCGGCTTGCGCCCCTCATGCGGCAGATCCCTGTGCGCGTGATCCTCGAAGACCGAGTGGCGCTGCTCGGGGCGGCGCGGTACGCGGCGCGGCAACACGGCGCGGAGTCATGA
- a CDS encoding VWA domain-containing protein, translating into MTFHDPWWFTSLGGLIGLWWLALRRARPALRFPSVNGLTLVMHRSRAGWLRVPAWLRLTALALITAALARPQLGLEATKVSAEGIDIVLAVDVSSSMLAEDFTLRGRRTNRLEVVKDVVKDFVDHRPNDRIGLVIFAGRPYTQCPLTLDHGWLLRCLTQAQIGMVEDGTAIGSGIATSLNRLRSSKANSRVMVLLTDGVNNAGAITPEAAAQLAKALKVKMYAVGAGTKGAAPFPVKNAFGQTVYQPVQIDVDDEGLTRIAEETGGTYFRATDTDSLKQTYAHIDQMETTVIEQPRYLTYQEWYPWFVIPALLVLLVELVLANTWLRVLP; encoded by the coding sequence ATGACATTCCATGATCCGTGGTGGTTCACGAGCCTTGGGGGGCTCATCGGGCTGTGGTGGCTCGCCCTGCGGCGCGCGCGGCCGGCACTGCGATTTCCCAGCGTCAACGGATTGACACTGGTCATGCACCGAAGCCGCGCGGGCTGGTTGCGCGTGCCCGCGTGGCTTCGTCTGACGGCGCTCGCCCTCATCACGGCCGCGCTGGCGCGCCCGCAGCTGGGGCTGGAGGCCACCAAGGTTTCGGCCGAAGGCATTGACATCGTGCTGGCCGTCGACGTCTCCTCCAGCATGCTGGCGGAGGATTTTACGCTGCGCGGACGCCGCACCAATCGCCTTGAGGTCGTGAAAGATGTCGTCAAGGATTTTGTCGACCATCGGCCGAATGATCGGATCGGGCTGGTGATTTTCGCCGGGCGGCCGTATACCCAATGCCCGCTCACGCTTGACCATGGGTGGCTGCTGAGGTGCCTGACGCAAGCACAGATTGGCATGGTGGAGGATGGCACCGCGATCGGCTCCGGCATAGCCACGAGCCTCAACCGCCTGCGCAGCTCCAAGGCCAACAGCCGCGTCATGGTGCTCCTGACCGACGGGGTGAATAATGCCGGCGCCATCACGCCGGAGGCCGCGGCCCAACTCGCCAAGGCGCTCAAGGTCAAGATGTACGCCGTGGGAGCCGGCACCAAAGGCGCGGCGCCCTTTCCCGTGAAGAACGCCTTCGGGCAGACGGTCTACCAGCCGGTGCAGATTGATGTGGATGATGAGGGCCTCACGCGTATTGCCGAAGAGACCGGCGGGACGTATTTTCGGGCCACCGATACAGACTCGCTGAAGCAGACGTATGCGCACATCGATCAGATGGAAACCACCGTCATCGAGCAGCCCCGGTATCTGACGTATCAGGAGTGGTACCCATGGTTCGTCATCCCAGCTCTGCTGGTGTTGCTGGTTGAGCTCGTGTTAGCGAATACCTGGCTGCGGGTATTGCCATAG
- a CDS encoding ATP-binding cassette domain-containing protein, giving the protein MPPEDLLQLDGVEHSYQLPSGKTVTALSDIHLTLRSGELVALLGPSGCGKSTLIRIAAGLIRPTKGEALYRHQPMRGPHPNIALIFQQFALYPWLTVTQNIEQALIARGIQTPQRRQRIAEVIALIGLEGFEEAYPREISGGMKQRVGIARALAVSPELLCMDEPFSQTDALTSETLRNEVLNLWRDRERYPESILLVSHDIHEVALMANRILVMSANPGRIQTTLENALPYPRDTRSAAYAALVERLHDIITGLYMPESVAVTLPQPAAAPTTTAVTELRAMTAIPLVEIREIVGLLEAIKRRGDDVEFFRLTTELGLTFTRILLAAKAAELLGFLETPQDRLVLTELGRHLLASPRKGRKQIVRKQLLALPIIKRLRDMLEHSEDHTIPKDVILEELAIQCPQEDPKRLFRILMNWGRFADVWTFIAPAGILTMNGANRPVAAKTPSEEQGGNTHAGGSGGTV; this is encoded by the coding sequence ATGCCGCCTGAGGATCTGCTGCAGCTCGACGGCGTGGAGCACAGCTACCAACTGCCTTCGGGGAAGACGGTGACGGCGCTGAGCGACATTCATCTGACGTTGCGCAGCGGGGAGCTCGTGGCCCTCCTGGGCCCCTCCGGGTGCGGCAAGTCCACGCTCATTCGGATTGCGGCGGGGCTGATTCGCCCCACCAAGGGCGAGGCGCTGTATCGCCATCAACCGATGCGCGGGCCGCATCCCAACATCGCCCTGATTTTCCAGCAATTCGCCCTCTATCCGTGGCTGACCGTCACGCAGAATATCGAGCAAGCGCTCATCGCGCGGGGGATCCAAACCCCGCAGCGCCGGCAACGCATCGCCGAGGTCATCGCCCTCATCGGCCTGGAGGGGTTCGAGGAGGCGTACCCGAGGGAAATCTCCGGCGGCATGAAACAGCGCGTCGGGATTGCGCGGGCCCTGGCGGTGAGCCCGGAGCTGCTGTGCATGGATGAGCCCTTCAGCCAAACCGACGCCTTGACCTCGGAGACGCTGCGGAATGAGGTCTTAAACCTCTGGCGCGATCGCGAGCGCTATCCGGAGTCGATCCTGCTCGTGAGCCATGACATCCACGAAGTGGCGTTGATGGCCAATCGCATTTTGGTGATGTCCGCGAATCCCGGGCGCATTCAAACCACGCTCGAGAACGCGCTGCCCTATCCGCGGGATACCCGGTCAGCCGCGTACGCCGCATTGGTGGAGCGCCTTCACGACATCATCACGGGATTGTACATGCCTGAGAGCGTGGCTGTCACCCTTCCGCAGCCGGCGGCGGCTCCCACCACGACGGCCGTCACGGAACTGCGCGCGATGACGGCGATCCCGCTGGTGGAAATCCGAGAAATCGTCGGGCTCTTGGAGGCGATCAAGCGCCGCGGAGACGACGTGGAGTTTTTCCGATTGACCACGGAGCTCGGCCTGACGTTTACGCGCATCCTGTTGGCGGCGAAGGCGGCGGAGCTGCTGGGGTTCCTCGAAACGCCGCAAGACCGATTGGTGCTGACCGAGCTTGGCCGCCACCTCTTGGCGAGCCCGCGAAAGGGGCGCAAGCAGATCGTCCGCAAGCAGCTGCTCGCCCTGCCGATCATCAAGCGGCTGCGCGATATGCTGGAGCATAGCGAAGACCACACGATTCCCAAAGATGTCATTCTAGAAGAGTTGGCGATCCAGTGCCCTCAGGAGGATCCCAAGCGGCTCTTCCGCATCCTCATGAACTGGGGCCGATTCGCCGACGTCTGGACGTTCATCGCCCCCGCAGGGATCCTGACGATGAACGGCGCCAACCGTCCTGTCGCGGCCAAGACGCCATCAGAAGAACAAGGAGGGAACACACATGCCGGTGGGAGTGGCGGCACCGTCTGA
- a CDS encoding MoxR family ATPase, producing MPVGVAAPSEQSKEVTAQLQRLAHEINKVIIGQRTLIERLLVGLLANGHVLLEGVPGLAKTLSVKTLAQTLSVKFQRIQFTPDLLPADLIGTLIFNPRDGGFTVKKGPVFANIILADEINRAPAKVQSALLEAMQERQVTIGEQTFRLEEPFMVLATQNPIEQEGTYPLPEAQVDRFMLKTVISYPNRPEEKRIMEQMASANPSIAVDAVMSVEQLLQARAAVSAVYLDDKIKEYVLDIVMATRNPKTYAPDLVQMIHYGASPRATIYLALAAKACAFLQGRNYVVPQDIKSIGLDVLRHRVIPTYEAEAEGMTSESILKQLFERVPVP from the coding sequence ATGCCGGTGGGAGTGGCGGCACCGTCTGAGCAGAGCAAAGAGGTGACGGCCCAGCTGCAGCGGCTGGCGCACGAAATCAACAAAGTGATCATCGGGCAGCGGACCCTCATTGAGCGGCTGCTGGTGGGGCTGCTAGCCAACGGCCATGTGCTGCTGGAGGGGGTCCCGGGGCTGGCCAAGACGCTCTCCGTGAAAACACTGGCCCAGACGCTCTCGGTGAAATTCCAGCGCATCCAGTTCACGCCGGATTTGCTGCCGGCTGATCTGATCGGCACGCTGATTTTCAATCCGCGCGACGGAGGGTTTACCGTCAAGAAAGGCCCGGTCTTTGCGAATATCATCCTGGCCGATGAAATCAATCGAGCGCCCGCCAAGGTGCAAAGCGCGCTGCTGGAAGCGATGCAAGAGCGGCAGGTGACCATCGGGGAGCAGACGTTTCGGCTGGAGGAGCCATTTATGGTGCTGGCCACCCAGAATCCGATCGAGCAGGAGGGCACGTATCCGCTGCCCGAAGCGCAGGTGGACCGCTTCATGCTCAAGACCGTGATCAGCTATCCCAACCGGCCGGAGGAAAAACGCATCATGGAGCAGATGGCGAGCGCGAACCCCTCGATCGCCGTCGATGCCGTGATGAGTGTTGAGCAATTGCTGCAAGCCCGCGCGGCGGTCAGCGCGGTGTACCTCGATGACAAAATCAAAGAGTACGTGCTCGACATCGTGATGGCCACGCGGAATCCGAAGACCTACGCGCCGGATCTGGTCCAAATGATCCACTACGGCGCGTCGCCCCGGGCGACGATTTATCTGGCCCTGGCCGCGAAAGCCTGCGCGTTCCTTCAAGGACGCAACTACGTCGTCCCCCAGGACATCAAGTCCATCGGCCTGGATGTGCTGCGGCATCGTGTGATTCCCACCTATGAAGCCGAAGCGGAAGGCATGACGTCCGAGTCGATTCTGAAACAATTGTTTGAGCGCGTTCCCGTCCCCTAA
- a CDS encoding ABC transporter permease subunit → MITRPTITQTPSVLIDGAVALVLCAVIFGLVLMAREWQAPLQSAVVINLSPWALPGYAALSFLRGIAAYGLSLLFTLIYGYTAAHAPRAERIMIPILDILQSIPVLGFLPGAVVAFMAVFPDTNMGLELVSILMIFSGQVWNMTFSFYYSLKNIPSDLREAAAVYHFNWWQRFCRLELPASIVGLSWNSMMSMAGGWFFLMICEAFTLGEHSFRLPGLGSYMSVAIAEHNVPAIIAGSCAMMGIIACVDFLIWRPVLVWAQKFRLEDTASAAHEDSRLLRWMRRSWLLRQLRARVTHPISEQLSTPTPPAPLPAPSPMAAPRPFRLPSAVRVASVLFGLACASVVVVGGIRFAQLLLALPLAAWQEIFSGALLTWLRVMGAVALGSLWTVPVGIWIGQSDRRRKRLQPLVQMAASFPAPMLYPLVVILLHRAGWEMELTAVILMLLGTQWYLLFNIIAGASTVPEDLREAAAAYHFTPKQRWWIVWWPAVFPYLITGWVTAAGGAWNASIVAEYVSAERRLHVAHGLGSMISISAGAGQPVVLAAGVVTMVVIVVVMNRLCWRPLQRFAQVRYAA, encoded by the coding sequence ATGATCACGCGGCCAACCATCACGCAAACGCCCTCGGTGCTGATTGACGGCGCGGTGGCCCTCGTCCTCTGCGCGGTCATCTTCGGCTTGGTCCTCATGGCGCGAGAATGGCAGGCCCCGCTGCAGTCGGCCGTCGTCATCAATCTGAGCCCCTGGGCCCTGCCGGGGTATGCGGCGCTGTCGTTTCTCCGCGGGATCGCGGCCTACGGGCTGTCGCTGCTCTTTACGCTCATCTATGGCTATACGGCAGCGCATGCGCCTCGGGCGGAGCGCATCATGATTCCCATCCTCGATATCCTGCAATCCATCCCGGTCTTGGGATTTTTGCCGGGAGCCGTCGTCGCGTTCATGGCGGTATTTCCCGACACGAATATGGGGTTGGAGCTGGTGTCGATTTTGATGATTTTTTCAGGGCAGGTGTGGAATATGACCTTCAGTTTTTATTATTCGCTGAAAAATATTCCGTCAGACCTGCGGGAAGCCGCCGCGGTCTATCACTTCAACTGGTGGCAGCGGTTTTGCCGGCTGGAGCTTCCGGCGTCCATCGTCGGGTTGTCCTGGAACAGCATGATGTCCATGGCCGGCGGATGGTTCTTCCTGATGATCTGCGAAGCCTTCACCTTGGGCGAGCACAGCTTTCGGCTCCCCGGCCTAGGCTCCTACATGAGCGTGGCCATCGCCGAGCACAATGTTCCTGCGATCATTGCCGGCAGTTGCGCCATGATGGGAATCATTGCGTGCGTGGACTTCCTGATCTGGCGCCCGGTCTTGGTGTGGGCGCAGAAGTTTCGGCTGGAAGACACCGCGAGTGCCGCCCATGAAGACTCACGGCTCTTGCGCTGGATGCGCCGCTCCTGGTTGTTGCGGCAGCTGCGCGCGCGCGTCACCCACCCTATCAGCGAGCAGCTGTCGACGCCGACGCCGCCGGCACCGTTGCCGGCTCCATCGCCGATGGCGGCACCGCGCCCCTTCAGGCTGCCGAGCGCGGTGCGCGTGGCGAGCGTCCTCTTCGGATTAGCGTGCGCAAGCGTGGTGGTGGTCGGCGGGATCCGGTTCGCCCAGCTGTTGTTGGCCCTGCCGTTGGCGGCCTGGCAGGAAATTTTTAGCGGGGCGCTGCTCACCTGGCTGCGCGTGATGGGGGCCGTAGCGTTGGGGAGCCTCTGGACGGTGCCGGTCGGGATTTGGATCGGCCAATCCGACCGCCGGCGCAAGCGGCTTCAACCCCTCGTGCAGATGGCCGCCTCATTCCCAGCGCCCATGCTGTACCCCTTGGTGGTGATCCTGCTGCATCGCGCCGGGTGGGAAATGGAACTGACCGCCGTGATCTTGATGCTGCTCGGCACGCAATGGTATCTGCTGTTCAATATCATTGCCGGGGCCTCCACCGTGCCTGAAGATCTGCGCGAGGCGGCCGCCGCGTACCACTTCACGCCGAAGCAGCGCTGGTGGATCGTGTGGTGGCCGGCCGTGTTTCCCTACCTGATCACCGGCTGGGTCACCGCGGCCGGCGGAGCGTGGAATGCGAGCATTGTGGCGGAATATGTCTCTGCTGAGCGGCGGCTCCACGTCGCCCACGGCCTTGGGTCGATGATTTCCATCTCCGCCGGAGCCGGGCAGCCTGTCGTCTTGGCCGCGGGTGTCGTGACCATGGTGGTCATTGTGGTGGTGATGAATCGGCTCTGCTGGCGGCCGCTGCAGCGCTTTGCGCAGGTGCGCTATGCCGCCTGA
- a CDS encoding VWA domain-containing protein yields the protein MLCAICCLLLALIGPQWGFHWEPVRRRGVDLMVAIDVSNSMLAEDITPNRLSRAKWAVQELLPLLRGDRLGLVAFAGSSFVQCPLTNDYGAVALTLEDLSTGTIPKGGTALASAIRASVKAFDAGTEESRALIIITDGEDHEGDALAAANDAANTGVKIFCIGMGTPEGELIPAGPAQPGAGFMKDREGRTVKSRLNEELLQRVALATGGSYVRATPTAFGLDVIYRERIANMKTHEVEGARQKQYEPRFQWPLALAWLLLIMEALIADRRRGRA from the coding sequence CTGCTATGTGCTATCTGCTGTCTGCTGCTGGCTCTTATTGGTCCCCAATGGGGGTTTCATTGGGAGCCGGTGCGCCGGCGCGGCGTCGATCTCATGGTCGCCATCGATGTCTCCAACAGCATGTTGGCGGAAGACATCACCCCGAATCGGTTAAGCCGCGCGAAATGGGCGGTGCAGGAGCTGCTGCCGCTGCTGCGCGGGGATCGCCTCGGTCTCGTGGCGTTTGCCGGAAGTAGTTTCGTGCAGTGTCCGCTCACCAATGATTACGGGGCGGTGGCCCTCACGCTTGAGGATCTCTCCACCGGCACGATTCCGAAGGGCGGCACCGCCTTGGCCTCGGCCATTCGCGCCAGCGTGAAGGCGTTTGACGCCGGCACGGAGGAATCGCGAGCCCTCATCATCATCACGGACGGCGAAGATCATGAAGGCGACGCCCTCGCCGCCGCGAATGACGCGGCCAACACCGGGGTGAAGATCTTTTGCATCGGGATGGGCACGCCGGAGGGAGAATTGATCCCCGCGGGACCAGCGCAACCAGGGGCGGGATTTATGAAAGATCGCGAAGGGCGGACGGTGAAATCGCGATTGAATGAAGAGCTGCTGCAGCGCGTGGCACTCGCCACCGGTGGCAGCTATGTGCGCGCCACCCCCACCGCCTTCGGGTTGGATGTGATCTACCGCGAGCGGATCGCGAACATGAAAACTCACGAGGTCGAGGGCGCGCGCCAAAAGCAGTATGAGCCGCGTTTCCAATGGCCGTTGGCGCTGGCGTGGCTCTTGCTCATCATGGAAGCGCTCATTGCTGATCGTCGTCGAGGCAGGGCCTAA
- a CDS encoding tetratricopeptide repeat protein — protein MRTQIAVLVSVWLGVPMPAWAGDDAKREYNQGTALYRQGRYDEAAEALRRALGAAAPKLQAKAAYNLGNAQYRQGQATLTTKPDEAIDRYRGALEQYRTAIRRNPRDTDARYNYELVDRWLKQLETQPSQGQQQTPQGSANEPASDQPQGGAPSQQPEQQPGSEPQGPAPQGNTPQPQPQTPEAQSSSGQGQPMNNVSQQQALWILDSLRQEEQRAPSTNQAHAHETPVEKDW, from the coding sequence ATGAGAACGCAGATCGCTGTCCTCGTGAGTGTGTGGCTCGGGGTGCCGATGCCGGCGTGGGCAGGAGACGACGCCAAGCGCGAGTATAATCAGGGGACGGCGCTCTATCGGCAGGGTCGATATGACGAAGCCGCCGAGGCCTTGCGTCGCGCGCTCGGAGCCGCTGCGCCGAAGCTTCAGGCGAAGGCCGCCTACAATCTGGGCAATGCCCAATATCGCCAGGGACAAGCCACGCTGACCACGAAACCGGATGAGGCCATCGATCGGTATCGAGGAGCCCTCGAGCAGTACCGAACCGCGATCCGCCGAAATCCTCGCGATACGGACGCGCGGTATAATTATGAACTGGTGGATCGATGGCTCAAGCAACTGGAAACGCAGCCATCCCAAGGGCAACAGCAGACGCCGCAAGGCTCCGCCAACGAGCCAGCCTCAGATCAGCCGCAGGGTGGAGCGCCCTCCCAGCAACCCGAGCAGCAGCCGGGCAGCGAGCCGCAGGGGCCAGCGCCGCAGGGCAACACGCCGCAACCGCAGCCACAGACACCGGAAGCGCAATCATCGTCAGGGCAGGGCCAGCCCATGAACAACGTGTCACAACAGCAGGCCTTGTGGATTTTAGATTCGCTCCGGCAAGAAGAGCAGCGAGCGCCGTCGACGAACCAAGCGCACGCGCATGAGACACCGGTTGAGAAGGACTGGTAA
- a CDS encoding DUF58 domain-containing protein produces the protein MIPPEILKQVRRIEILTNRLVNDTMAGRYSSVFKGHGIEFEEVREYQPGDDIRAIDWNVTARTGRPFIKRFVEERELSVMFLVDLSRSMAFGSSRALKQRAATELCSLLAFSAIKNLDKVGLLLFTDRVERFIPPKKGRRHVLRLIREVLSFSPSGDGTDIADALQYLGRITHRKTVAFLLSDFFCDDLHTPLSIAGRRHDLIAVHLIDPRETRLPPLGWVRFDDAETGEPITLDASRSDIRDDYAQASVDHQARVAGMMRAAGVDLVTVYTDQPYLEPFLRLFARRAARR, from the coding sequence ATGATTCCTCCCGAGATCCTCAAGCAAGTGCGGCGGATTGAAATTCTCACCAACCGCCTCGTCAATGATACGATGGCCGGCCGGTATTCGAGCGTGTTCAAGGGCCACGGCATCGAGTTCGAGGAAGTCCGAGAATACCAGCCTGGGGACGATATCCGCGCCATCGACTGGAATGTGACCGCGCGCACCGGGCGGCCGTTCATCAAGCGGTTTGTCGAAGAGCGCGAGCTGTCGGTCATGTTTCTCGTGGACCTGAGCCGCTCGATGGCCTTCGGCTCATCGCGCGCGCTCAAGCAGCGCGCGGCCACGGAGCTGTGCTCGCTGCTCGCGTTTTCCGCCATCAAAAATCTGGACAAGGTCGGGCTTCTCCTATTTACCGACCGCGTGGAGCGATTCATCCCGCCGAAGAAAGGCCGGCGGCACGTCTTGCGGCTGATTCGCGAGGTGCTCTCGTTTAGCCCCTCGGGCGACGGAACGGACATCGCCGACGCCTTGCAGTATCTTGGCCGGATCACCCACCGCAAGACCGTCGCCTTTTTGCTCTCAGATTTTTTCTGCGATGACCTGCACACCCCCTTGAGCATCGCCGGCCGGCGGCATGATCTCATCGCGGTCCATCTGATCGATCCGCGCGAAACGCGCCTGCCGCCGCTCGGCTGGGTCCGGTTCGATGATGCGGAAACCGGCGAGCCGATCACCCTCGATGCCAGCCGCTCCGACATCCGAGACGATTATGCCCAAGCGAGCGTTGATCATCAGGCCCGAGTCGCGGGCATGATGCGAGCGGCCGGGGTGGATCTAGTCACGGTCTATACCGATCAGCCCTATTTAGAGCCGTTCCTGAGGCTCTTTGCCCGACGAGCGGCGCGCCGATGA
- a CDS encoding tetratricopeptide repeat protein translates to MRWVVGLALAVLGNAAASAREISWDELYAAGETLYQQHAYLEAASVAEAALRMADATFGTTDLKTAQTLVLLGNAHLGRRQLSRTLHYYQRALAILEYRLGPTHPQVSDVLLLLARYHLLAGSPKQAEALCERALMIRAGALGARHPQTAKTLAVLAECYVGQQAWQRAIDTYDRALAIAAAAHPADEEEVGWMRRRIATLAAAQEQATPLISHPPLLLQRLDAPAISAPAAAEPAPTIDAPASSGASANPAALGAPRGSLPLARGSGESTPLGAMATSFEERAVAMLQIGNASEARNLFRQAVEICEKRLGPTHPETLATLERYRRFLQHAGRPSETEALSTAPPHSIADQ, encoded by the coding sequence ATGCGGTGGGTGGTGGGGCTCGCACTGGCGGTTCTCGGCAACGCGGCGGCGTCGGCGCGAGAGATTTCCTGGGATGAACTCTACGCGGCCGGTGAAACGCTGTATCAGCAGCACGCGTACCTCGAGGCGGCCTCCGTCGCTGAAGCCGCCCTGCGGATGGCGGATGCGACCTTCGGCACGACCGATCTGAAAACCGCGCAAACGCTCGTGCTGCTCGGCAACGCGCACCTTGGCCGGAGGCAGCTCTCCCGCACGCTCCACTACTACCAGCGCGCCCTCGCCATCCTCGAATATCGGCTCGGCCCAACGCATCCTCAGGTCAGCGATGTCCTGCTGCTCTTGGCGCGCTACCACCTGCTCGCCGGATCGCCGAAGCAGGCCGAGGCGCTGTGCGAGCGGGCCCTCATGATCCGCGCGGGAGCCCTCGGCGCGCGCCATCCCCAGACGGCGAAAACGCTGGCGGTCCTGGCGGAGTGCTATGTGGGGCAGCAGGCGTGGCAGCGCGCGATCGACACCTACGATCGCGCCCTCGCCATCGCGGCCGCCGCCCATCCTGCCGATGAGGAAGAGGTCGGATGGATGCGGCGCCGCATCGCAACACTCGCGGCGGCACAGGAGCAGGCGACACCGCTCATCTCGCATCCCCCGCTCTTGCTGCAGCGGCTGGATGCGCCGGCCATCTCGGCTCCAGCAGCGGCCGAACCGGCGCCAACCATTGACGCTCCAGCCTCCTCCGGCGCCTCCGCGAACCCGGCAGCGCTGGGCGCGCCGCGAGGGAGCCTGCCGTTGGCGAGGGGCTCAGGCGAAAGCACCCCATTGGGCGCAATGGCCACATCATTCGAAGAGCGGGCGGTGGCAATGCTCCAGATTGGCAACGCCTCCGAAGCGAGGAACCTGTTTCGGCAAGCCGTGGAGATTTGCGAGAAACGGCTGGGCCCGACCCATCCTGAGACGCTGGCGACGCTGGAGCGCTATCGGCGATTTCTGCAGCACGCCGGGCGGCCCTCCGAGACGGAGGCGCTCTCCACAGCACCGCCGCATTCCATCGCTGATCAGTGA